One genomic window of Paracoccus alcaliphilus includes the following:
- a CDS encoding Crp/Fnr family transcriptional regulator encodes MTPPDMRDIDRFTLLARLEPDAKQHAAAALRWRSYGAGEIVMGPDEDSGDVFFLSTGQIFAVHWTADGREIIFSAIPETGYFGELMAIDGVRRSLSVYARTPASLAIMPGGIFRELMDSSPAFRRAVLIDLARKVRDLTERNCQLTTYSVIDRVKAFILRFAAEASRLQPGALLPELPTHAEIAAHIGANREAVSRAFSTLRRQKIITGSGRGLQISDPEALMTPFGSDEDQADSGHPHHLPAAAVR; translated from the coding sequence ATGACGCCGCCCGACATGCGCGATATCGACCGCTTCACGCTGCTGGCCCGGCTTGAACCCGATGCGAAACAGCACGCGGCGGCGGCGCTGCGCTGGCGCAGCTATGGCGCGGGCGAGATCGTCATGGGGCCAGATGAGGACAGCGGCGACGTGTTCTTTCTCAGCACCGGCCAGATCTTCGCGGTGCACTGGACGGCGGATGGCCGCGAAATCATCTTTTCCGCCATCCCCGAAACCGGCTATTTCGGCGAATTGATGGCCATCGACGGTGTGCGGCGGTCGCTGTCGGTCTATGCCCGCACGCCCGCCAGTCTGGCCATCATGCCCGGCGGTATTTTTCGGGAGCTGATGGACAGCAGCCCGGCTTTCCGCCGCGCCGTCCTGATCGATCTGGCCCGAAAGGTCCGCGACCTGACCGAGCGGAACTGCCAGCTGACGACCTATTCGGTCATCGACCGGGTCAAGGCCTTCATCCTGCGCTTCGCGGCGGAAGCCAGCCGTCTGCAACCCGGCGCCCTGTTGCCTGAACTGCCGACGCATGCCGAAATCGCCGCCCATATCGGCGCGAACCGAGAGGCCGTGAGCCGCGCATTCTCGACGCTGAGACGGCAGAAGATCATTACCGGCAGCGGCCGGGGCCTTCAGATCAGCGACCCCGAGGCGCTGATGACGCCGTTCGGCAGCGACGAGGATCAGGCGGATTCCGGACATCCGCATCATCTCCCCGCCGCCGCCGTCCGATAA
- a CDS encoding NAD(P)H-dependent oxidoreductase, translating to MPGPRFVAFSGSWSQPSKTRILVQEATTRAIARFGGSGHVFDISDLGPDFGTLRQSQQGPHNPHLDAFLAADALIVASPVYKGSYTGLFKHFLDLIDPAALAGKPVLLAATGGGDRHALVIEHQLRPVFGFFEAHTLATGLYASSTDFQGDRLASDAVSLRLDRAVGQFAAHLPQTGTAPLRAAG from the coding sequence GTGCCCGGACCACGTTTCGTCGCCTTTTCCGGCTCCTGGAGCCAACCCTCCAAAACCCGCATCCTCGTGCAGGAAGCCACGACACGGGCCATCGCCCGCTTTGGCGGCAGCGGGCATGTCTTCGACATTTCCGACCTCGGCCCCGATTTCGGCACACTGCGCCAGTCGCAGCAAGGGCCGCACAACCCGCATCTGGACGCCTTTCTGGCGGCGGATGCGCTGATCGTGGCCAGCCCGGTCTACAAGGGCAGCTATACCGGCCTGTTCAAGCATTTCCTCGACCTGATCGACCCGGCAGCGCTGGCGGGCAAGCCGGTGCTGCTGGCGGCGACGGGCGGCGGGGATCGTCACGCACTGGTCATCGAACACCAGTTGCGCCCGGTCTTCGGCTTTTTCGAGGCGCATACGCTGGCGACCGGGCTTTATGCCTCGTCCACGGATTTTCAGGGCGACCGGCTGGCCTCGGATGCGGTGTCGCTGCGCCTTGACCGGGCGGTGGGGCAATTCGCCGCCCATCTTCCCCAAACCGGCACCGCGCCCCTGCGGGCGGCGGGCTGA
- a CDS encoding ABC transporter ATP-binding protein: MLTVENLNVWFGQEPDRVDAVKSATFRVAQGESFGLVGESGSGKSTILRAIAGLIDTWSGRIEVAGQTVAARRRDRAFYKTVQMVFQDPYASLHPRHSVDAVLSETLRLQGMGDIDRRITRLLDDVGLGRGFRFRYPHQLSGGQRQRVAIARALAAEPRLLLLDEPTSALDVSVQAEILNLLADLRAEHGLTYVMVSHDLAVVGHMCDRLAVMQAGRIVEIMEVEALRRGTGQDDYTRHLIAASTGYART; this comes from the coding sequence ATGCTGACGGTGGAAAACCTGAATGTCTGGTTCGGCCAGGAACCCGACCGCGTGGATGCGGTGAAATCCGCGACCTTCCGCGTCGCCCAGGGCGAAAGCTTCGGCCTCGTCGGCGAATCCGGCTCGGGCAAATCGACCATCCTGCGCGCCATTGCCGGGCTGATCGACACATGGTCGGGCCGGATCGAGGTCGCCGGGCAGACCGTTGCCGCCCGCCGCCGTGACCGGGCCTTCTACAAGACCGTGCAGATGGTGTTTCAGGACCCCTATGCCAGCCTGCATCCGCGCCATTCCGTCGATGCCGTCCTGTCCGAGACGCTGCGCCTTCAGGGCATGGGCGATATCGACCGCCGCATCACCCGGCTGCTGGACGATGTGGGTCTTGGCCGTGGCTTCCGCTTCCGCTATCCGCACCAGCTTTCGGGCGGCCAGCGCCAGCGCGTCGCCATCGCCCGCGCCCTGGCGGCCGAGCCTCGGCTGCTGCTGCTGGACGAACCCACCAGCGCGCTGGATGTCAGCGTTCAGGCCGAGATCCTGAACCTGCTTGCCGATCTGCGCGCCGAACACGGGCTGACCTATGTGATGGTCAGCCATGATCTGGCCGTCGTGGGCCATATGTGCGACCGGCTGGCGGTCATGCAGGCGGGCCGCATCGTCGAGATCATGGAGGTGGAGGCCCTGCGGCGCGGGACCGGGCAGGATGATTACACCCGCCACCTCATCGCCGCCTCGACGGGCTATGCCCGCACCTGA
- a CDS encoding ABC transporter ATP-binding protein, with the protein MTLLSVENLRVSFPTRQGLFEAVRGVSFDLGRERLGVVGESGSGKSMTGRAILGLVRPPGQVSADRMQLDGQSILNLSERRMRRIRGSRISMVMQDPKFSLNPVMTVGDQIIEAYRLHAGGARTQARRKALEMLQAVQIRDPERVMEAWPHEVSGGMGQRIMIAMMLAPDPEILIADEPTSALDVSVRTEVLNIMDRLVRDRGMGLIFISHDLNLVAQFCDRVLIMYAGRVVETLAARDLHQARHPYTQGLLNSLPRLDAPVARLPVLQRQPDWRDADTITRNPTPEPPVNP; encoded by the coding sequence ATGACCCTGCTCTCGGTCGAAAACCTGCGCGTCAGCTTCCCCACCCGGCAGGGCCTGTTCGAGGCCGTTCGCGGCGTCAGCTTCGATCTGGGCCGCGAAAGGCTGGGCGTCGTCGGCGAATCCGGCTCGGGAAAATCCATGACCGGCCGCGCCATCCTCGGCCTCGTCCGCCCGCCCGGTCAGGTCAGCGCCGACCGGATGCAGCTTGACGGCCAGTCGATTCTGAACCTGTCCGAACGCCGGATGCGCAGGATCCGCGGCAGCCGGATCAGCATGGTCATGCAGGACCCGAAATTCAGCCTCAATCCGGTGATGACCGTGGGCGACCAGATCATCGAGGCCTATCGCCTCCATGCCGGGGGCGCCAGGACCCAGGCCCGCCGCAAGGCGCTGGAAATGCTGCAGGCGGTCCAGATCCGCGACCCCGAACGGGTCATGGAAGCCTGGCCGCACGAGGTCTCGGGCGGCATGGGCCAGCGCATCATGATCGCGATGATGCTGGCCCCCGACCCCGAGATCCTGATCGCCGACGAACCCACCTCGGCACTGGACGTCTCGGTCCGCACCGAGGTCCTGAACATCATGGACCGCCTCGTGCGCGATCGCGGCATGGGGCTGATCTTTATCAGCCACGACCTGAACCTCGTGGCGCAATTCTGCGACCGGGTGCTGATCATGTATGCGGGCCGGGTCGTGGAAACGCTGGCCGCGCGCGACCTGCATCAGGCCCGCCATCCCTATACGCAGGGGCTGCTGAACAGCCTGCCGCGCCTCGATGCCCCGGTCGCCCGCCTGCCGGTGCTGCAACGTCAGCCGGACTGGCGCGACGCCGACACGATCACCCGGAACCCCACGCCCGAACCGCCGGTGAACCCATGA
- a CDS encoding OpgC family protein → MQRLEILDGMRGYFLVFMMLNHLTFAGGYLLVKFNHGELGYVQDAQGFVFLSGMLVGMVYARRMLKKGYETGARQIRKRAFDIYRYAAGSLLVIMALGLVLKESATYWEPWLWDLASHDPFYAAASLLLIYQPTYMDILPQYIIYMLVAPPLVWLCVTGRWIWVVAFSVVLWVAVQLSLHYPLTEGMRGLLDQVHEARMLRTAFNVLGWQIVFMSGLVLGALTSTGQIDWQKAFARKEAAVLAWAAFSVVLIFMGIRFGFTFKVMPDDMAEQIRSLDNRIRFSFIYLVNFMATGYLVAWMVMAGAHTRHRIVRALGQGMRWIFSLPFLRLIGRHSLQVYAWHVIVIYLLKGVEYHYGPFNEWTKTAIALTAIASLAIPALYRERATLFAKPLALEREASPDAKRR, encoded by the coding sequence ATGCAGCGGCTGGAGATACTGGATGGCATGCGAGGGTATTTCCTCGTCTTCATGATGCTGAACCACCTGACGTTCGCCGGCGGCTATCTGCTGGTCAAGTTCAACCACGGCGAATTGGGCTATGTTCAGGACGCGCAGGGGTTCGTGTTCCTGTCGGGGATGCTGGTCGGCATGGTTTATGCCCGCCGGATGCTGAAGAAGGGCTATGAGACCGGCGCCCGCCAGATCCGCAAACGGGCATTCGACATCTATCGCTATGCTGCCGGTTCGCTGCTGGTAATCATGGCGCTGGGGTTGGTCCTGAAGGAATCCGCCACCTATTGGGAGCCGTGGTTGTGGGACCTTGCAAGCCACGATCCCTTCTATGCGGCGGCGTCTCTGCTGCTGATCTATCAGCCCACCTATATGGACATCCTGCCGCAATACATCATCTATATGCTGGTGGCGCCGCCGCTGGTCTGGCTGTGCGTGACCGGGCGCTGGATCTGGGTCGTCGCCTTTTCGGTCGTGTTGTGGGTGGCCGTCCAGCTCAGCCTGCACTATCCGCTGACCGAAGGGATGCGGGGCCTGCTGGATCAGGTGCATGAAGCCCGGATGCTGCGCACCGCCTTCAATGTGCTGGGCTGGCAGATCGTGTTCATGTCCGGCCTCGTGCTGGGTGCGCTGACCTCGACCGGGCAGATCGACTGGCAAAAGGCCTTCGCACGAAAAGAGGCGGCCGTTCTGGCATGGGCGGCTTTCAGCGTCGTGCTGATCTTCATGGGCATCCGCTTTGGTTTCACCTTCAAGGTCATGCCCGACGACATGGCCGAGCAGATCCGAAGCCTCGACAACCGCATCCGGTTCAGCTTCATCTATCTGGTGAATTTCATGGCGACGGGCTATCTGGTCGCGTGGATGGTCATGGCGGGCGCGCATACGCGCCACCGGATCGTGCGGGCATTGGGTCAGGGGATGCGCTGGATCTTCAGCCTGCCCTTCCTGCGCCTGATCGGCCGTCATTCGCTGCAGGTCTATGCGTGGCATGTGATCGTGATCTATCTGCTGAAGGGTGTCGAATATCACTATGGCCCCTTCAACGAATGGACCAAGACGGCGATCGCGCTGACGGCGATCGCGTCGCTGGCCATCCCCGCCCTTTACCGAGAGCGGGCGACCCTGTTCGCCAAACCCCTTGCCCTGGAACGCGAGGCAAGCCCGGACGCGAAACGCAGGTGA
- the nikC gene encoding nickel transporter permease, whose amino-acid sequence MSQTEMTRPLSRREWLLSDAPQTRRQARLGSIYQGWLTFRGNKLAMLGLIVLIVLIGMAILAPWIAPQSPFSQNLAGRLQPPSAAHWLGTDHLGRDIMSRLIHGSRITLFIVGTVALIAPIIGLFIGTVAGFAGGWVDQVLMRITDIFLAFPKLILALAFVAALGASIGNAVLALALTAWPPYARLARAETLTIRNADYIAAARLQGAGPMRLLIRHIWPLCVSSLIVRVALDMAGIILSAAGLGFLGLGAQPPMPEWGAMISDGRTYILDFWWVAAMPGIAIFIVSMAFNLLGDGLRDVLDPKGSRQ is encoded by the coding sequence ATGAGCCAGACAGAGATGACCCGCCCCCTGTCCCGACGCGAATGGCTGCTGTCGGACGCGCCGCAGACCCGCCGGCAGGCGCGGCTGGGGTCGATCTATCAGGGCTGGCTGACATTCCGCGGCAACAAGCTGGCGATGCTGGGGCTGATCGTGCTGATCGTGCTGATCGGCATGGCGATCCTGGCGCCGTGGATCGCCCCGCAAAGCCCGTTCAGCCAGAACCTTGCCGGGCGGCTGCAACCGCCCTCGGCCGCGCATTGGCTGGGCACGGATCATCTGGGCCGCGATATCATGTCGCGGCTGATCCACGGCTCGCGCATCACCCTGTTCATCGTCGGCACCGTGGCGCTGATCGCGCCGATCATCGGCCTTTTCATCGGCACGGTGGCGGGCTTCGCGGGCGGCTGGGTCGATCAGGTGCTGATGCGCATCACCGACATCTTTCTGGCCTTCCCCAAGCTGATCCTTGCGCTGGCCTTCGTCGCGGCCCTTGGCGCCAGTATCGGCAATGCGGTGCTGGCACTGGCGCTGACCGCATGGCCGCCCTATGCCCGGCTGGCGCGGGCCGAGACGCTGACCATCCGCAATGCCGATTACATCGCCGCCGCCCGCCTGCAAGGGGCCGGGCCGATGCGGCTGCTGATCCGGCATATCTGGCCGCTCTGCGTCTCGTCGCTGATCGTGCGGGTGGCGCTGGACATGGCGGGGATCATCCTGTCGGCGGCGGGTCTGGGCTTTCTCGGCCTCGGCGCGCAGCCGCCGATGCCGGAATGGGGGGCGATGATCTCGGACGGGCGCACCTATATCCTCGATTTCTGGTGGGTGGCGGCCATGCCGGGCATCGCCATCTTCATCGTCTCGATGGCCTTCAACCTGCTGGGCGACGGGCTGCGCGACGTGCTGGACCCGAAGGGAAGCAGACAATGA
- a CDS encoding YtoQ family protein, translated as MALKVYLSGEIHTDWRDQIINGARDLDISFDSPVTDHDASDDCGVAILGREDSKFWHDRKGAQINAIRTRRGIEQADVVVVRFGEKYRQWNAAFDAGVASALGKSLIVLHGPEHQHALKEVDAAALAVAEHPEQVVQILRYVLTGALP; from the coding sequence ATGGCGCTGAAAGTCTATCTGTCCGGCGAGATTCACACCGATTGGCGCGACCAGATCATCAACGGCGCAAGGGATCTGGACATCAGCTTCGACAGCCCGGTGACCGATCACGACGCCAGCGACGATTGCGGCGTCGCGATTCTGGGGCGCGAGGACAGCAAGTTCTGGCATGACCGCAAGGGCGCGCAGATCAACGCCATCCGCACCCGGCGCGGCATCGAACAGGCCGATGTCGTCGTGGTCCGCTTTGGCGAGAAATACCGCCAATGGAATGCCGCCTTTGACGCCGGTGTCGCCTCGGCTTTGGGTAAATCGCTGATCGTGCTGCACGGTCCCGAACATCAGCACGCGCTGAAAGAGGTCGATGCCGCCGCCCTTGCCGTCGCGGAACATCCCGAACAGGTCGTCCAGATCCTGCGCTATGTCCTGACCGGCGCGCTGCCGTGA
- a CDS encoding ATP-binding protein, producing MFTEPIPPIAKTRKTAGGMTEAWSEYRPVSALFVDLENSVGQVATLGPEAYDLALQGFHALVDRQVRNYGGEVAQYMGDGVMCLFHSPPARMSRAEAAVAAAQEIVAAMKAPDAPFSNDVRIGIASGLALFSQDGQAAGKRMIGNCINLAARLQAAAHPGEILVCHDTKDGAEARFTFTEVTGRPLKGFSGQTQLWLVAAARPQPHEDLPRLVPAHLTDVPLIGREAELSRLETDLSGTIAGHGRSIAVAGEAGMGKSRLVQEFLHGTQATGCARMIIRCSRDGAGSDYHPIKDYLQRQAGVTPADRSETRAARLERLFGQDWGLTGTQISDLLLLLDAHPDPQAALSDDPIILRGWLSQLIIRRIIQARASQPALIVVIEDAHWLDHSSRDLLADLHAALPDQPILLIFTQRLAGEIATPLLPADQVLRLRPLGEASAVQLILSCLADRQKDAGIVEWVRDKSKGVPLFLSTFADFVRKQDNPDPGQQKLPMDLLDLCEQSLINLPLTTRRFAQAAAVMGSSFDPELVAALMGDSPAQMDSHIQRLAQENLAARRPTGGGMDFAHDLVREAIYGNLSQQLRRRLHGELADLMRKTWPDAPSHLLALHYGQAERNADAIAQLVNASVAAVRVGALREARDHLARAFDLLERLPAGTDRLHQELLLRSVEGPLHMILGGPGNLAFGTAQHRSMKLMEELGITHGRTHVLYNSGLHDWACARLDDAGRISRDILSIPDGGEEALLSGHTLAGLVAWHKGDIATARVQMGHAIALYRADDHAALFPKYLKDFGVFSLFYSALAAAIAGESDVARSFATRAEDLSERLGIAHAKGFGKLARFLTEMFCGDPDAAAHHATRGLELARTHRFPEFEAMAIFTQGWAMTQNPATHAEGLEQMIAGFRHWCDTEFIAWQSLFQAMIVEELVTAGRHPEATRHLHQLKTRLGWTHEAQFQPLALIAEARLLAAEGQSPAARDCARRAVELADKMGMALWLKRARDAQSGIDG from the coding sequence ATGTTCACTGAACCGATCCCACCGATTGCAAAGACCCGGAAGACAGCAGGCGGCATGACCGAGGCATGGTCGGAATATCGCCCCGTCTCGGCCCTGTTCGTCGATCTCGAGAACTCGGTCGGGCAGGTGGCGACCCTGGGCCCCGAGGCCTATGACCTGGCCTTGCAGGGCTTTCATGCGCTGGTGGATCGGCAGGTGCGCAATTACGGCGGGGAAGTCGCGCAATATATGGGGGACGGGGTGATGTGCCTGTTCCACTCTCCGCCCGCCAGAATGTCGCGGGCCGAGGCGGCGGTGGCCGCAGCACAGGAAATCGTCGCCGCGATGAAGGCGCCGGATGCGCCTTTCAGCAACGATGTCCGGATCGGGATCGCCTCGGGTCTGGCGCTGTTCAGTCAGGATGGGCAGGCGGCGGGCAAGCGGATGATCGGTAACTGCATCAATCTGGCCGCCCGGCTGCAAGCCGCCGCGCATCCCGGTGAGATCCTCGTCTGTCACGATACCAAAGACGGTGCCGAGGCCCGGTTCACCTTTACCGAGGTGACCGGGCGACCGCTCAAGGGGTTTTCGGGGCAAACGCAGCTGTGGCTGGTCGCGGCGGCGCGTCCCCAGCCGCATGAGGACCTGCCGCGCCTTGTTCCCGCGCATCTGACGGATGTTCCCCTGATCGGGCGCGAGGCCGAACTGTCGCGTCTGGAAACCGACCTGTCGGGCACCATCGCCGGTCACGGCCGCTCGATTGCCGTCGCGGGCGAGGCGGGGATGGGGAAATCCCGGCTGGTGCAGGAGTTTCTTCACGGAACGCAGGCGACAGGCTGCGCCCGCATGATCATCAGATGCAGCCGCGACGGCGCGGGCAGCGATTACCACCCGATCAAGGATTACCTGCAACGGCAGGCCGGGGTGACACCCGCAGATCGCAGCGAGACCCGCGCCGCGCGGCTGGAACGGCTGTTCGGTCAGGACTGGGGCCTGACCGGCACGCAGATTTCGGATCTGCTGCTGCTGCTGGACGCCCATCCCGACCCGCAGGCGGCGCTGAGTGACGATCCGATCATCCTGCGCGGCTGGCTGTCGCAGTTGATTATCCGGCGGATCATTCAGGCGCGCGCATCGCAACCGGCGCTGATCGTGGTGATCGAGGACGCGCATTGGCTGGACCACAGCTCTCGGGACCTGCTGGCCGATCTGCACGCGGCCCTGCCGGATCAGCCGATCCTGCTGATCTTCACCCAGCGCCTTGCCGGGGAAATCGCGACCCCCCTTCTGCCAGCCGATCAGGTTCTGCGGCTGAGACCGCTTGGCGAGGCAAGCGCGGTGCAGCTGATCCTCAGTTGTCTGGCGGACAGGCAAAAGGATGCGGGCATCGTCGAATGGGTCAGGGACAAATCGAAAGGGGTGCCGCTGTTCCTGTCCACCTTTGCCGATTTCGTGCGCAAGCAGGACAATCCCGATCCGGGCCAGCAAAAGCTGCCGATGGACCTTCTGGACCTGTGCGAGCAAAGCCTGATCAATCTGCCGCTCACCACCCGGCGCTTTGCGCAGGCGGCCGCCGTCATGGGATCAAGCTTCGATCCCGAACTGGTCGCGGCCCTGATGGGCGACAGCCCGGCGCAGATGGACAGCCATATCCAGAGGCTGGCGCAGGAAAACCTTGCCGCCCGGCGCCCGACCGGCGGCGGCATGGATTTCGCGCATGATCTGGTGCGCGAGGCGATCTATGGCAATCTCAGCCAGCAATTGCGCCGCCGGCTGCATGGCGAACTGGCCGATCTGATGCGGAAAACCTGGCCGGATGCGCCGTCGCATCTGCTGGCCCTGCATTACGGGCAGGCCGAACGCAATGCCGACGCCATCGCCCAACTGGTCAATGCCAGCGTCGCGGCGGTTCGTGTCGGCGCCCTGCGCGAAGCCCGCGATCATCTGGCGAGGGCCTTCGATTTGCTTGAACGCCTTCCAGCCGGCACCGACAGGCTGCATCAGGAACTGCTGCTGCGCAGCGTGGAAGGACCGCTGCACATGATCCTTGGCGGGCCGGGCAATCTGGCCTTCGGCACCGCCCAGCACCGCTCGATGAAGCTGATGGAGGAGTTGGGGATCACCCACGGACGGACCCATGTGCTGTATAATTCCGGGCTGCATGACTGGGCCTGCGCCCGGCTGGACGACGCAGGCCGGATCAGCCGCGACATCCTGTCGATACCGGACGGCGGCGAAGAGGCCCTGCTCAGCGGTCACACGCTGGCGGGGCTGGTGGCGTGGCACAAGGGCGATATCGCCACGGCCAGGGTGCAGATGGGCCATGCCATCGCGCTTTACCGCGCCGATGACCACGCCGCGCTGTTTCCGAAATACCTCAAGGATTTCGGGGTGTTCAGCCTGTTCTATTCGGCGCTGGCCGCGGCTATTGCGGGCGAATCGGACGTTGCCCGCAGTTTTGCCACCCGCGCCGAGGATCTCAGCGAACGGCTGGGCATCGCTCATGCCAAGGGCTTTGGCAAACTGGCGCGCTTCCTGACCGAGATGTTCTGCGGCGATCCCGACGCCGCCGCCCATCACGCGACACGGGGGCTGGAACTGGCCCGGACCCACCGCTTTCCCGAATTCGAGGCGATGGCGATCTTTACGCAGGGCTGGGCGATGACGCAAAACCCCGCGACCCATGCCGAGGGGCTGGAGCAGATGATCGCGGGCTTCCGGCACTGGTGCGATACCGAATTCATCGCATGGCAATCCCTGTTTCAGGCGATGATCGTCGAGGAACTCGTCACCGCCGGTCGCCACCCAGAGGCGACCCGGCATCTGCATCAGCTCAAGACCCGGCTGGGTTGGACGCATGAGGCGCAGTTCCAGCCTCTGGCCCTGATTGCCGAGGCCCGCCTGCTGGCAGCCGAAGGGCAATCGCCAGCCGCCCGCGACTGCGCCCGACGCGCCGTCGAACTGGCGGACAAGATGGGCATGGCGCTGTGGCTGAAACGGGCAAGGGACGCCCAGTCCGGGATCGACGGATGA
- a CDS encoding DMT family transporter, translated as MQLPILPVIMVVLAGACISLQAPINAALGRAVQSPLVAAAISFGVGFVLLTAAALAVGEGRGFATAVRQEWHLWLGGLLGAFYVWTIVWTLPRMGVLTAICALALGQMVAALILDRLGAFGLPVREISLPRILAALMVGGGIVLSRF; from the coding sequence ATGCAACTGCCCATCCTTCCCGTCATCATGGTTGTCCTTGCAGGTGCCTGCATCTCGCTTCAGGCGCCCATCAATGCCGCGCTTGGGCGGGCGGTTCAAAGCCCGCTGGTGGCGGCGGCGATTTCCTTCGGCGTGGGCTTCGTCCTGTTGACGGCTGCGGCGCTGGCGGTCGGAGAGGGGCGTGGCTTTGCCACCGCCGTACGGCAGGAATGGCACCTGTGGCTGGGTGGCCTGCTGGGCGCGTTCTATGTCTGGACGATTGTCTGGACATTGCCGCGCATGGGGGTGCTGACCGCGATCTGCGCCCTTGCGCTGGGACAGATGGTCGCCGCGCTGATCCTTGACCGGCTGGGCGCGTTCGGCCTGCCGGTGCGCGAGATCTCGTTGCCGCGCATTCTTGCCGCGCTCATGGTCGGCGGCGGGATCGTGCTGTCGCGTTTCTGA
- a CDS encoding cell wall hydrolase, with protein sequence MTIQSPKSRFVAAAAVTLLALAGCSGGQSDGPRPYNQSDLNCMERAIFFEANRSSRAGMIAVGSVVMNRVESDQYPDTVCGVVGQKGQFAPGVLTRPMNSKALPDVREAAIAVLRGERQPRVENAMFFHTNGYTFPYDNMHYVLVAGGNAFYEKRKSHLVTQRVPPPPIERGRR encoded by the coding sequence ATGACAATCCAATCACCGAAGTCGCGATTTGTCGCGGCTGCCGCCGTCACGCTTCTTGCGCTGGCGGGGTGTTCGGGCGGCCAGTCGGACGGCCCGCGCCCCTATAATCAAAGCGATCTCAACTGCATGGAGCGGGCGATCTTCTTCGAGGCCAACCGCTCCAGCCGCGCGGGAATGATCGCGGTCGGCAGCGTCGTGATGAACCGCGTCGAATCCGATCAGTATCCCGATACGGTCTGCGGCGTCGTGGGACAGAAAGGGCAATTCGCGCCCGGTGTCCTGACCCGCCCGATGAACTCAAAAGCGCTGCCGGATGTGCGAGAGGCCGCGATCGCGGTTCTTCGCGGCGAACGGCAGCCACGGGTCGAAAATGCCATGTTCTTCCATACCAATGGATATACGTTCCCCTATGACAACATGCATTACGTCCTCGTGGCGGGCGGGAACGCCTTTTACGAAAAGCGCAAAAGCCATCTGGTGACGCAGCGCGTCCCGCCGCCCCCCATCGAGCGCGGCAGGCGCTGA